The following coding sequences are from one Arthrobacter crystallopoietes window:
- a CDS encoding NCS1 family nucleobase:cation symporter-1, with protein MGDSDLAVRNADPSLYNEDLAPLPASQRTWGWFAIFNVWSNDIQSLAGYTLAASLFITAGINGWCVFAAILLAGFIVKLLVDLSGRPSVKYGFPYPVLARASMGVRGAQFPAIVRAVVAVFWYGAQTYFASTAIALALNAVLGNPEGAEFLGMNWASWASYVLASVLQVALFLGGIDRIANFLNIVGPGVYVVMIALLIAIWVQVGPSLPQAVGTLFSNDDVTGWAAVAAFVGVVGTMIAYFAAVVINFGDFARNVRSERAMRFGNFTGLPLSLALFTFLSVFITAGAYLLYQDGEGNPLTNPADIVGLVDNVPLTVLAAVTFLVATLGINVVANFIPPSYSLSNINPARISFRTAGMITAAAGFVIGALWVAVIANIGLPRFVDTLGAVLAPLYGIIIADYYIVRKQRLNLNDLYSADPNGIYHFTRGWNQRAVVASAIASVFSILTVWLPQLAQLSGFAWVFGAVLGGLFHWLAMRGHVVITSADDR; from the coding sequence TTGGGTGATTCCGACCTGGCGGTCCGCAACGCCGATCCTTCCCTGTATAACGAAGATCTCGCCCCGCTACCGGCGTCACAGCGAACCTGGGGCTGGTTTGCCATCTTCAATGTCTGGTCCAACGACATCCAAAGCTTGGCCGGGTACACCTTGGCGGCGAGCCTGTTTATCACCGCAGGCATCAATGGCTGGTGTGTCTTCGCTGCCATCCTCCTTGCCGGTTTCATCGTGAAGCTCCTGGTCGATCTCAGCGGACGCCCCAGTGTCAAATACGGCTTTCCTTATCCCGTCCTCGCACGTGCCTCCATGGGTGTGCGCGGCGCGCAGTTCCCGGCGATCGTCAGGGCAGTCGTCGCTGTGTTCTGGTACGGCGCGCAAACGTACTTCGCGTCCACTGCCATTGCCTTGGCGCTTAATGCCGTTCTGGGCAACCCTGAAGGCGCAGAATTCCTGGGCATGAACTGGGCCTCCTGGGCATCCTATGTGCTCGCCTCCGTGCTGCAGGTTGCACTTTTCCTTGGCGGCATCGACCGGATCGCGAACTTCCTCAACATCGTCGGGCCTGGCGTCTATGTAGTGATGATCGCTCTGCTGATAGCGATCTGGGTGCAGGTCGGGCCCAGCCTGCCGCAGGCCGTGGGCACGCTCTTTTCCAATGACGATGTGACCGGCTGGGCAGCAGTCGCCGCGTTCGTGGGAGTCGTGGGCACGATGATCGCTTACTTCGCCGCCGTCGTCATCAACTTCGGGGACTTCGCGCGCAACGTCCGCAGTGAACGGGCCATGCGGTTCGGCAACTTCACAGGCCTGCCGCTCAGCTTGGCGCTCTTCACCTTCCTGTCGGTGTTCATTACGGCCGGCGCCTACCTCCTCTACCAGGACGGCGAGGGCAACCCGCTGACTAATCCTGCCGACATCGTCGGCCTTGTGGACAACGTCCCGCTGACAGTTTTGGCGGCCGTGACCTTCCTCGTTGCGACGCTAGGCATCAATGTCGTGGCAAACTTCATCCCACCGTCATACTCGCTGTCCAACATCAACCCAGCCAGGATCTCGTTCCGTACGGCAGGTATGATCACCGCGGCTGCCGGCTTCGTCATTGGTGCGCTCTGGGTAGCCGTCATCGCGAACATCGGCCTGCCGCGGTTCGTTGACACCCTGGGCGCGGTGCTCGCACCGCTCTACGGCATCATCATCGCCGACTACTACATAGTGCGGAAGCAACGGTTGAACCTGAACGACCTTTACTCCGCGGACCCGAATGGGATCTACCACTTCACCCGCGGCTGGAACCAGCGTGCAGTGGTGGCCTCCGCCATCGCCAGCGTTTTCTCCATCCTGACTGTATGGCTGCCGCAGTTGGCGCAGCTAAGCGGTTTCGCCTGGGTTTTCGGCGCGGTCCTCGGCGGGCTCTTCCATTGGCTCGCCATGCGCGGCCACGTGGTCATAACGTCTGCCGACGACCGCTGA
- a CDS encoding class F sortase: MTIGRKGRRGPALLTATAALLLTACGTSPPSSPTPPTQTTTTAPAPASDPTSGAKRAAGSPSGSTAAPGSAAGSSSAPAPAAKPSNPAADPAAAPVSMQIEKIGVSSELLHLGLQENGTLEVPPEDAGAPAGWYSGSPAPGDPGPAVLLGHVNSLSQTPGVFARLPELAKGDSIRIEREDGISVLFTVDRGEQYQKNQFPTFEVYGNTEGPELRLITCEGYNPDTGIFEDNYVVYASLAE; encoded by the coding sequence ATGACGATTGGTAGAAAAGGCCGCCGCGGACCAGCACTGCTGACCGCGACGGCCGCCCTGCTCCTGACCGCCTGCGGCACCTCGCCGCCCTCCAGCCCAACACCACCAACCCAAACAACGACGACGGCGCCCGCCCCCGCCTCTGACCCCACGTCCGGCGCTAAACGTGCAGCCGGCTCCCCGTCCGGTTCCACAGCTGCCCCCGGTTCCGCGGCTGGCTCCAGTTCCGCCCCGGCGCCGGCGGCGAAGCCAAGCAATCCGGCTGCCGACCCTGCAGCCGCGCCGGTGTCGATGCAGATCGAGAAGATCGGCGTCTCCTCGGAGCTGCTCCATCTGGGCCTGCAGGAAAACGGGACGCTGGAAGTGCCGCCGGAGGATGCCGGTGCCCCGGCCGGCTGGTACTCCGGCTCCCCCGCCCCCGGGGATCCCGGCCCGGCCGTCCTGCTGGGACATGTGAACTCGCTCAGCCAGACCCCGGGCGTCTTCGCCCGACTGCCGGAGCTGGCCAAGGGCGACAGCATCCGCATCGAACGCGAAGACGGCATCAGCGTTCTCTTCACCGTGGACCGCGGCGAACAATACCAGAAGAACCAGTTCCCCACGTTCGAGGTCTACGGCAACACCGAGGGACCGGAACTGCGCCTGATTACCTGCGAGGGCTACAACCCGGACACCGGCATTTTCGAAGACAACTACGTGGTCTACGCCTCGCTCGCCGAGTAG
- a CDS encoding YkvA family protein: MQWWEVLAGIVGGFLLIYAALLFLLWQYARRNPETVALRDALRLLPDLLRLVHSLAKDHALPAGVRLRLLLLLVYLASPIDIVPDFIPVLGYADDVVLVALVLRSVIRAAGSEPLGRHWPGNDAGLRIIRKLAGLPSALVDEDPENP; encoded by the coding sequence ATGCAGTGGTGGGAAGTCCTGGCGGGAATCGTCGGCGGATTCCTGCTGATCTACGCCGCGTTGTTGTTTCTGCTGTGGCAGTATGCGCGGAGAAACCCGGAAACGGTGGCCTTGCGCGATGCGCTTCGGTTGCTTCCTGATCTGCTGCGACTCGTTCACAGCCTGGCCAAGGACCACGCCTTGCCGGCCGGCGTGCGGCTGCGTCTGTTGTTGCTGCTCGTGTATCTGGCTTCCCCCATCGACATCGTTCCGGACTTCATCCCGGTCCTCGGCTACGCCGATGACGTGGTCTTGGTTGCCCTCGTGCTGCGTTCGGTCATCCGTGCCGCCGGGTCGGAGCCCCTGGGCCGGCATTGGCCCGGAAACGACGCGGGCCTGCGCATCATCCGCAAGCTTGCCGGCCTCCCGTCGGCGCTGGTCGACGAAGACCCTGAAAACCCCTAA
- a CDS encoding LLM class flavin-dependent oxidoreductase, translating to MNRPAPSGTAPFVLSVLDNAITGVGLSTQEVFEDVISLAQLADRRGFHRFWMSEHHAMPGASTSSPQLMVARLIGETENIRLGAGGIMLPNHVPLMIAEQFGMLETLAPGRIDLGLGRAPGTDGATAMALRRHHMANDEFPEQIEELLGFMGNDFPQGHPYQHVHAVPGPWQDEQNQVPRTQTGPDVWILGSSVYSAHLAARLGRPYAFALQFGSADVLNAMQIYRENFRPSTFLDKPYSLISVGAIANDDPAEARRQSATSAMGMMRMFKQQGFSILHPKDVEDYPATLQERQFLDEWTDRTLHGTVSEVAEGLEELHEQTRADELMLVTGGHSRAIHARTVELVAEHYGLPTR from the coding sequence ATGAATCGCCCAGCCCCGTCCGGCACCGCCCCGTTCGTCCTGTCCGTGCTCGATAACGCCATAACCGGCGTCGGCCTTTCAACGCAGGAAGTATTTGAGGATGTCATTTCGCTGGCGCAGTTGGCCGACCGCCGGGGATTCCACCGGTTCTGGATGTCCGAGCACCACGCCATGCCCGGCGCGTCGACGTCGTCACCTCAACTCATGGTGGCCCGGCTGATCGGCGAGACCGAGAACATCCGGCTCGGTGCGGGCGGGATCATGCTGCCCAACCACGTGCCCCTGATGATCGCCGAGCAGTTCGGAATGCTCGAGACACTGGCCCCGGGACGCATCGACCTCGGCCTGGGACGCGCGCCCGGCACCGACGGCGCGACCGCGATGGCCTTGCGCCGGCACCACATGGCGAACGACGAGTTCCCCGAACAGATCGAAGAACTGCTCGGATTCATGGGCAACGACTTCCCGCAGGGCCACCCCTACCAGCATGTGCACGCCGTGCCGGGGCCCTGGCAGGACGAGCAGAACCAGGTCCCGCGGACCCAGACCGGTCCTGATGTCTGGATCCTGGGTTCCTCGGTCTACTCCGCACACCTGGCCGCGCGGCTCGGCCGGCCCTACGCCTTCGCCTTGCAGTTCGGCAGCGCCGACGTCCTCAATGCCATGCAGATCTACCGCGAGAACTTCCGCCCGTCCACGTTCCTGGACAAGCCGTACAGCCTGATCAGTGTGGGAGCGATTGCCAACGACGACCCGGCCGAAGCCCGGCGCCAGTCGGCAACCTCGGCCATGGGCATGATGCGCATGTTCAAGCAGCAGGGCTTTTCCATCCTCCATCCGAAAGACGTCGAAGACTACCCCGCTACGCTCCAAGAGCGGCAATTCCTAGATGAATGGACCGACCGCACCCTCCACGGAACCGTCAGCGAAGTTGCCGAAGGACTTGAAGAACTCCACGAGCAAACCCGAGCCGACGAACTGATGCTGGTTACCGGAGGGCATTCACGCGCGATCCACGCCCGCACGGTCGAACTGGTCGCCGAGCACTACGGCCTGCCCACCCGCTAA
- a CDS encoding M20/M25/M40 family metallo-hydrolase, which translates to MRLARSVPQRFQNHPQHRTKLWTVALCAGLVGGVAACSDDPRPAVGLEAPPDPSIVREVVEPSGLRGHLEALQAAADANGGNRAAATGGYEASAAYVEEQLRAAGYEPRRQDFSYDGQDNPVDTFNILADTGSGSGSVLVLGAHLDSVQEGPGLNDNGSGVAAVLEVALRLAEEGAVPRERIRFAFWGGEEDGLYGSAYYVEELSRAESAAHVAYLNLDVVGSPNAAVFVYDGDGSDSEEAGPEGSGAVEQVFLDILRAEGVEAVPFGFIGDSDYDAFVQGGIPAGGLFTGDAGTKSEAEASTFGGQAGLQYDECFHLACDTIENVDMAMLEQMTETLMSATVSLGRIEGGLDKRPATGENAGATPSGPSS; encoded by the coding sequence ATGCGACTTGCAAGATCCGTTCCGCAGCGTTTCCAGAACCATCCGCAGCACCGCACGAAATTGTGGACCGTTGCGTTGTGCGCGGGACTGGTCGGCGGTGTTGCCGCATGTTCGGACGACCCGCGGCCGGCTGTGGGCTTGGAGGCCCCGCCGGACCCGTCTATCGTGCGGGAGGTAGTGGAGCCCAGCGGGCTGCGGGGGCATCTGGAGGCGCTGCAGGCGGCGGCCGACGCTAACGGTGGGAACCGCGCCGCTGCCACCGGGGGCTATGAGGCGTCCGCGGCGTACGTCGAGGAGCAGTTGCGTGCGGCGGGGTACGAACCGCGCCGGCAGGACTTCAGCTACGACGGCCAGGACAACCCCGTCGACACGTTCAACATCCTGGCCGACACCGGCAGCGGCTCGGGCAGTGTGCTGGTGCTCGGCGCGCATCTGGACTCGGTCCAGGAGGGGCCCGGACTCAACGACAACGGCAGCGGGGTCGCCGCGGTGCTCGAGGTCGCGCTGCGGCTCGCCGAGGAGGGCGCCGTGCCGCGGGAGCGGATCCGGTTCGCGTTTTGGGGCGGCGAGGAGGACGGGCTGTACGGCTCGGCATACTATGTCGAGGAGCTCTCCCGCGCGGAGTCCGCCGCGCACGTCGCGTACCTGAACCTCGACGTGGTGGGCTCGCCGAACGCAGCGGTGTTCGTGTACGACGGCGACGGCTCCGACAGCGAGGAGGCCGGGCCCGAGGGGTCGGGGGCTGTCGAGCAGGTTTTCCTGGACATCCTGCGCGCCGAGGGGGTCGAGGCGGTGCCATTCGGATTCATCGGGGATTCGGACTACGACGCGTTCGTGCAAGGTGGCATTCCGGCCGGTGGCCTGTTCACGGGCGACGCGGGCACCAAGAGCGAGGCCGAGGCAAGCACATTCGGCGGACAGGCCGGACTGCAGTACGACGAGTGCTTCCACCTCGCCTGCGACACCATCGAGAACGTGGACATGGCCATGCTGGAGCAAATGACCGAAACGCTCATGAGCGCGACCGTCTCGCTCGGCCGCATCGAGGGCGGCCTCGACAAGCGGCCGGCGACCGGGGAGAACGCCGGGGCGACACCATCCGGGCCATCATCGTGA
- a CDS encoding GNAT family N-acetyltransferase translates to MKPVVRDNFGASQFDAYIDGVVVASLHYQIQDGEIWLLFTDVPGGRMGKALASSLITSALSDAQRRRLAVRPFCPKVRHMIATLPNYLMLVPHDERVRLHSSLIADKQEAERQQQLARAQEQRNARRRAVRHAQPAAA, encoded by the coding sequence ATGAAGCCTGTAGTACGGGACAATTTCGGCGCCTCACAGTTCGATGCCTACATTGACGGAGTCGTGGTGGCGTCTCTGCATTACCAGATCCAGGACGGCGAGATCTGGTTGCTCTTTACCGATGTCCCAGGCGGACGGATGGGCAAGGCGTTGGCCTCCAGCCTGATCACCAGCGCACTATCCGATGCCCAGCGCAGGCGCCTGGCGGTCCGGCCGTTCTGTCCCAAGGTCCGGCATATGATCGCCACGCTGCCCAACTATCTGATGCTGGTCCCCCACGATGAGCGAGTGCGCCTGCACTCGTCTCTCATTGCCGACAAACAGGAGGCCGAACGCCAGCAGCAGCTGGCGCGGGCGCAGGAACAGCGGAATGCCCGCCGGCGGGCCGTCCGCCACGCCCAGCCGGCCGCCGCCTGA
- a CDS encoding aspartate/glutamate racemase family protein produces the protein MKRVGLIRTLSTEARGLLQLHGQILQSAFPFAVVSRAVPFQPEAVHDAESCVRAAPKVVALAKELAPTVDGIIVSCSADPGLAEARLAVDVPVVGAGAAGAAAALAMGARVGVLGLTPEAPEAVASVLGARLLAVESPQSVNFSRELLTPTGVFESLDAGHRLADAEADVILLACTGFTSMGIGKELHRRLGLPVVDGVLAAGAALAAAESGRAMSPASVGTAA, from the coding sequence ATGAAACGTGTTGGATTGATTCGCACTCTATCTACCGAGGCTCGAGGGCTGCTTCAGCTCCACGGACAGATCCTGCAATCGGCCTTTCCCTTTGCTGTGGTCTCCCGAGCCGTTCCGTTCCAGCCCGAGGCGGTGCACGACGCCGAATCCTGCGTCCGCGCCGCCCCCAAGGTGGTTGCCTTGGCCAAGGAGCTGGCTCCCACGGTCGACGGCATCATTGTCAGCTGTTCCGCCGATCCTGGTCTGGCAGAAGCACGCCTGGCCGTGGACGTCCCGGTGGTTGGAGCCGGGGCAGCGGGCGCAGCGGCGGCCTTGGCCATGGGTGCTCGCGTTGGCGTCCTCGGCCTAACGCCGGAGGCGCCCGAAGCGGTTGCCTCCGTCCTGGGCGCCCGCCTCCTCGCGGTTGAATCACCGCAAAGCGTCAACTTCAGCAGGGAGCTGTTGACGCCGACCGGAGTCTTCGAGAGTCTCGACGCCGGCCACAGACTGGCGGATGCCGAGGCCGACGTGATTCTGCTGGCCTGTACCGGCTTCACGAGCATGGGCATCGGCAAGGAACTGCACCGGCGGCTCGGTCTTCCCGTAGTCGACGGTGTCCTGGCCGCCGGGGCAGCCCTCGCTGCTGCCGAGTCCGGACGCGCAATGTCGCCAGCTTCGGTAGGTACGGCCGCGTAG
- a CDS encoding GlxA family transcriptional regulator has protein sequence MRIAVYAFEGVTMFHLAVPQMVFGEVARQGLAEWETVLFTDDGDAIRTAEGYQIGGLAGLDAAAAADVVVIPSWDENGKRPSGELAGALQQAHGQGATVVGLCLGAFALADSGLLAARPAVTHWHALDAFSQHYPDIPVDRTVLYIDHGDVLTSAGTAAGIDACLHIVRSRLGAEAANHVARSLVVAPHRSGGQAQYIERPILHPGGTNPIAEALDWAIEHLGDKISVDDLAKASHMSRRSFIRAFRAATGTTPATWLRARRLDEVRRLLEITDLPIDRIAAQCGFSSPITMRQNFMSEYATTPSEYRRRFSASAPSPYSASEA, from the coding sequence TTGCGGATCGCTGTTTACGCCTTCGAGGGGGTCACGATGTTCCACCTCGCCGTACCGCAGATGGTGTTCGGCGAGGTGGCCCGTCAGGGACTGGCCGAATGGGAAACGGTTCTATTTACGGACGACGGCGATGCCATCCGCACCGCGGAGGGGTACCAGATCGGCGGGTTGGCCGGCCTCGACGCCGCTGCCGCTGCCGATGTGGTAGTCATTCCCTCCTGGGACGAGAACGGAAAGCGTCCATCAGGGGAACTGGCCGGTGCGCTACAGCAGGCGCATGGGCAGGGTGCCACCGTCGTCGGACTTTGTCTCGGGGCATTTGCCCTCGCCGACAGTGGACTTCTCGCCGCCCGCCCTGCCGTCACCCACTGGCACGCGCTCGACGCGTTCAGCCAGCACTATCCCGACATCCCGGTTGACCGAACTGTCCTCTACATCGACCACGGCGACGTGCTGACCTCCGCTGGCACGGCTGCGGGGATCGACGCCTGCCTCCACATTGTCCGTTCACGCCTCGGAGCGGAGGCGGCGAACCACGTTGCCCGCAGTCTCGTCGTTGCACCGCACCGCAGCGGTGGCCAAGCCCAGTACATCGAGCGCCCCATTCTGCACCCCGGCGGCACGAACCCCATCGCGGAAGCGCTCGACTGGGCGATCGAGCACCTTGGCGACAAGATCAGCGTTGATGATCTTGCCAAGGCTTCGCACATGAGCCGCCGCAGTTTCATCCGCGCCTTCCGGGCGGCAACGGGAACGACGCCGGCAACCTGGCTTCGGGCGCGACGCCTGGACGAAGTCCGGAGGCTCCTGGAGATCACAGACCTTCCGATCGATCGCATCGCAGCCCAATGCGGGTTCTCGAGCCCCATCACCATGCGGCAGAACTTCATGTCCGAGTATGCGACGACGCCTTCGGAGTACCGACGGCGCTTCAGCGCCTCAGCCCCTTCGCCCTACTCGGCGAGCGAGGCGTAG
- a CDS encoding AI-2E family transporter translates to MSSHVSRQDQASPGARAWHDGLGRAGSRAAQVLLILTLVAVSIYGLLQIRLLVIPVMIALILAAAIGPFVNVMRRKGVPGALATVIAFLSLLVLLAATTTVIVMAVRSEWDELVTAAASGLDELQSFLLTGPLPIDQAQINEAREALIDFATSQQVRSGALTGLSAVTEFIAGTTLMVVVLFFFLKDGEKIWNFFLRPFGGRRAAKLRRAGSRTLEVLGGYVRGTAIIALVDATAIGIALLILQVPLAIPLAMIVFLGAFIPLVGATVAGILAALVALVANGPVVALIVVIIVIAVNQLEGDLLQPIVMGNALKLHALVILFALTAGTILAGIIGAVLSVPLAAVVWAILQVWTAEDPRVEDLNPDLPPAGSEPT, encoded by the coding sequence ATGAGCAGCCACGTCAGCAGGCAGGACCAAGCTTCGCCGGGTGCACGGGCATGGCATGATGGATTGGGCCGCGCGGGGAGCCGCGCGGCCCAAGTCCTTCTGATTCTGACCCTTGTAGCGGTCTCCATCTACGGGCTGCTGCAAATCCGCCTGCTGGTCATCCCGGTGATGATCGCGCTGATCCTCGCCGCGGCGATCGGACCGTTTGTGAACGTGATGCGCCGGAAGGGCGTGCCGGGAGCATTGGCCACGGTAATCGCCTTCCTGAGCCTGCTGGTGCTGCTGGCCGCGACGACCACGGTAATTGTGATGGCGGTCCGGAGTGAATGGGACGAGCTCGTCACCGCCGCCGCATCCGGTCTCGACGAGCTGCAATCCTTCCTTCTGACCGGCCCGCTACCGATCGATCAGGCACAGATCAACGAGGCTCGCGAGGCGCTGATCGATTTTGCCACCAGCCAGCAGGTCCGATCCGGCGCCCTTACAGGTCTCTCGGCGGTCACCGAGTTCATCGCCGGCACCACGCTGATGGTGGTGGTGCTGTTCTTCTTCCTCAAGGATGGCGAGAAGATCTGGAACTTTTTCCTGCGCCCGTTCGGCGGACGGCGTGCGGCCAAATTGCGCCGGGCCGGCTCCCGCACGCTGGAGGTCCTGGGCGGTTATGTCCGCGGTACGGCGATCATAGCGCTAGTGGATGCCACGGCCATCGGAATCGCGTTGCTGATCCTGCAGGTTCCGCTGGCCATCCCGCTGGCCATGATCGTGTTCCTTGGCGCATTCATCCCGCTGGTGGGTGCCACCGTGGCCGGCATCCTCGCCGCGCTGGTAGCGCTGGTGGCGAACGGCCCAGTAGTGGCGCTGATTGTTGTCATCATTGTGATTGCGGTAAATCAGCTGGAGGGCGATCTGCTGCAGCCGATAGTGATGGGCAACGCCTTGAAGCTGCACGCGCTCGTCATCCTGTTCGCGCTCACCGCGGGTACCATCCTGGCCGGGATTATCGGCGCCGTGCTCTCGGTGCCGCTGGCCGCCGTCGTCTGGGCCATACTGCAGGTGTGGACCGCGGAGGACCCGCGGGTTGAAGACCTGAATCCGGACCTGCCGCCGGCGGGATCCGAGCCGACGTGA
- a CDS encoding serine hydrolase domain-containing protein, translated as MGNIRERRGTAPWHYPAALALACAAACVLAFAVCAAAFGIWSAVSAAGAATLGTGPPEPVLPWPEPSSEHRAFAAVDDYLQEQMDDVGIPGVAVAIVRDGRQVHQAAFGRADDSGRPMTAQTPVLLASTSKSLTAIAVMQQVEAGRLELDEPVRTYLPWFSMADNRAAEITVRHLLHQTSGLSTADGSAFGASDTQDPDALEQGVRELADASLFNDPGESFTYSNANYNILGLLVQTVSSQPFGDYMQDHVFAPLDMANSHTTREAARADYLAAGYSLWFGTFWRQTDVPAATTGMPSTTMYSSAQDLGHELIALLEDGRYLDRRVLRPESVETLLTPQVRVDESKRYAMAWFARPLLESTDPLASPAADDLPLLLEHQGEWGNTHTYQALVPSSGLGLALLINGNDTSAPSRLQTLDSNVLRILHGQPPQPLTAKEDWLQQYGWAVALALLLAELASLALVLGVLIRNRTSGNRLVRTARHSWRLVLWASGALALDAFLVWLAFVYAPARFETYLAVIIRQFPDVGAALVPALTLAIVCSLPRTVWLLSRLRTPRPVALP; from the coding sequence ATGGGCAACATCCGCGAACGGAGGGGGACGGCTCCGTGGCACTATCCGGCCGCCCTCGCCCTCGCCTGTGCGGCCGCTTGCGTCCTCGCCTTCGCAGTCTGCGCGGCAGCCTTTGGAATCTGGTCGGCGGTCTCAGCGGCCGGCGCGGCGACGCTCGGGACAGGGCCACCAGAACCGGTCCTCCCCTGGCCGGAACCCAGTTCGGAGCATCGAGCTTTTGCGGCAGTTGACGACTATCTGCAGGAACAGATGGACGACGTCGGAATTCCGGGAGTCGCCGTCGCTATTGTCCGTGACGGCCGGCAGGTACACCAGGCGGCGTTTGGCCGCGCCGACGATTCGGGGCGGCCGATGACCGCACAGACGCCGGTGCTTCTGGCGTCGACCAGCAAATCCCTGACCGCCATCGCCGTGATGCAGCAGGTGGAGGCCGGCCGGCTGGAGCTGGATGAACCTGTGCGCACGTACCTGCCGTGGTTCAGCATGGCGGACAACCGCGCGGCCGAGATCACCGTCCGGCATTTGCTCCATCAGACCAGCGGATTGTCCACGGCCGACGGCTCGGCTTTCGGCGCCTCGGACACGCAGGACCCGGACGCGCTCGAACAAGGCGTGCGGGAGCTGGCAGATGCCAGCCTGTTCAACGATCCCGGCGAGAGCTTCACCTATTCCAATGCCAACTACAACATCCTGGGCCTCTTGGTGCAGACGGTCTCCAGCCAGCCGTTCGGGGACTACATGCAGGATCATGTGTTCGCGCCCTTGGACATGGCTAACAGCCACACCACGAGGGAAGCTGCACGTGCGGACTACCTGGCGGCTGGATACTCGCTGTGGTTCGGCACCTTCTGGCGGCAGACGGATGTGCCTGCGGCAACCACGGGGATGCCCTCGACCACCATGTACTCCTCTGCACAGGACTTGGGCCACGAACTGATCGCCCTGCTGGAGGACGGACGTTATCTGGACCGCCGCGTTCTTCGGCCGGAAAGTGTGGAGACGCTGCTGACACCGCAGGTCCGCGTGGATGAATCCAAAAGATATGCCATGGCCTGGTTTGCCCGCCCCCTGCTGGAATCCACGGACCCACTGGCGTCGCCAGCTGCGGACGACCTGCCGTTGCTGCTGGAGCACCAAGGTGAGTGGGGCAACACGCACACCTACCAGGCTCTGGTTCCGTCCTCCGGGCTGGGCCTTGCCCTGCTGATCAATGGGAACGATACGTCCGCGCCGTCCCGGCTCCAGACGCTGGACAGCAACGTCCTGCGGATTCTTCACGGGCAGCCGCCCCAACCTCTGACCGCTAAGGAGGACTGGCTGCAGCAGTACGGTTGGGCCGTTGCCCTGGCGCTGCTGCTCGCCGAACTGGCGAGCCTTGCGCTGGTACTCGGCGTCCTCATACGGAATCGCACGTCCGGAAATAGGCTCGTCCGCACGGCCCGGCACAGTTGGAGGTTAGTCCTCTGGGCTAGTGGGGCATTAGCCCTCGACGCATTCCTCGTCTGGTTGGCATTCGTTTACGCGCCGGCCCGTTTCGAAACCTACCTCGCCGTCATCATCCGCCAGTTTCCCGACGTCGGCGCCGCACTTGTCCCGGCACTGACGTTGGCCATCGTCTGCTCGCTCCCCCGGACGGTCTGGCTGCTGTCCCGGCTGCGGACGCCCCGCCCGGTGGCACTGCCGTAG
- a CDS encoding isochorismatase family protein, translated as MTAPRRALIVIDAQQEYFTGLLPIQYPPREESIQRIAAAVDAAEKANIPVVAVQHSAGDEAPVFNPTMTEFQLHSSLEERKSDTWKSVVKQYSSIFPGTGLVEWLRENGIDTITLVGYMTNNCIIASASDAEIHAFNTEVLSDATGAINISNSAGRVDAKTVHTTLMALLNSNFAAVASTDDWARAVETAKPLAKSNLVESAADGAAAALARS; from the coding sequence ATGACGGCTCCCCGTCGCGCCCTGATTGTTATCGATGCCCAGCAGGAATACTTCACCGGACTCCTGCCCATCCAGTACCCGCCGCGCGAGGAATCGATCCAGCGCATCGCGGCGGCCGTCGATGCCGCGGAGAAGGCGAATATCCCGGTGGTCGCTGTCCAGCACTCGGCCGGCGACGAAGCGCCTGTGTTCAATCCGACGATGACCGAGTTCCAGCTTCACTCCTCGCTGGAAGAGCGCAAGTCCGACACGTGGAAGTCTGTGGTCAAGCAGTACAGCTCCATCTTCCCCGGCACCGGCCTGGTGGAGTGGCTCCGGGAGAACGGGATCGACACGATCACGCTCGTCGGATACATGACCAACAACTGCATCATCGCCTCCGCCAGCGACGCTGAGATCCACGCATTCAACACCGAGGTCCTCTCGGACGCGACTGGCGCCATCAACATCTCGAACAGCGCCGGCAGGGTCGACGCGAAGACCGTGCACACCACCCTGATGGCCCTGCTCAACTCGAACTTCGCCGCCGTGGCGTCCACCGACGACTGGGCGCGCGCCGTCGAGACCGCGAAGCCGCTGGCCAAGAGCAACCTGGTCGAGTCCGCGGCCGACGGCGCCGCGGCTGCGTTGGCCCGCTCGTAA